The following proteins are co-located in the Helicobacter acinonychis genome:
- a CDS encoding SoxW family protein, translating into MFSFSYFFSKKFLSVLLLISLVLSACKSNNKDKLDENLLSSGSQSSKELDDERDNIDKKSYAGLEDIFSDTKFISPNDKYMLLVFGRNGCSYCERLKKDLKNVKELHDYVKDHFSAYYINISYPKMHNFKVGDKDKNDEKEIKMSTEELAQIYAVQSTPSIVLSDKTGKTIYELPGYMPSTQFLAVLEFIGNGEYQKAASDKDFIKQLKAYIKYKTDLSKNKSS; encoded by the coding sequence ATGTTTTCATTTTCTTATTTTTTTTCCAAAAAATTTTTAAGCGTTTTACTGCTTATTTCATTAGTTTTAAGCGCTTGCAAGTCCAACAATAAGGACAAATTAGACGAAAATCTTTTAAGTTCAGGCTCTCAAAGCTCTAAAGAATTAGACGATGAGCGAGACAATATAGACAAAAAGAGTTACGCCGGTTTAGAGGATATTTTCTCAGACACCAAGTTCATTAGCCCCAATGATAAATACATGCTTTTAGTTTTTGGGCGTAATGGTTGCTCCTATTGTGAAAGGCTTAAAAAAGATCTCAAGAATGTCAAGGAATTGCATGATTATGTTAAGGATCATTTTAGCGCTTACTATATCAATATCAGCTACCCTAAAATGCATAATTTTAAAGTCGGCGATAAAGATAAAAATGATGAAAAAGAAATCAAAATGTCCACAGAAGAATTGGCGCAAATTTATGCCGTCCAATCCACCCCTAGCATTGTTTTATCTGACAAAACCGGTAAAACCATCTATGAATTGCCCGGTTACATGCCTTCTACACAATTTTTAGCCGTGTTGGAATTTATTGGCAATGGAGAATACCAAAAAGCAGCAAGCGATAAGGATTTCATCAAGCAATTAAAAGCTTACATCAAATACAAAACCGATCTTTCTAAAAACAAGTCTAGCTAG